The following proteins are encoded in a genomic region of Arcobacter suis CECT 7833:
- a CDS encoding metal/formaldehyde-sensitive transcriptional repressor codes for MAYCCDVERKKLQNRISRIHGQVHSLKNKFNDENFKLEEDPYETIRQLTAIKGAVSGMISSFIEHYAKGHMIESIRNASTSEAEAQIDNLLEIIKVYGK; via the coding sequence ATGGCATATTGTTGTGATGTTGAAAGAAAAAAATTACAAAATAGAATTAGCAGAATACATGGTCAAGTACATTCATTAAAGAATAAATTTAATGATGAAAATTTTAAATTAGAAGAAGATCCATATGAAACAATTAGACAATTAACAGCAATTAAAGGTGCTGTTAGTGGAATGATTAGTTCTTTTATCGAACATTATGCTAAAGGTCATATGATAGAGAGTATAAGGAATGCTTCAACTTCTGAAGCAGAAGCTCAAATTGATAATTTATTAGAAATAATAAAAGTTTATGGAAAATAA
- the nrfA gene encoding ammonia-forming cytochrome c nitrite reductase, which yields MGKYKFLFAISIIAIGLMSVLLASINEKKEEKQQLQEVPKIDRWETKNEEFRKFYPREYDSWKQTKNSDQIEDMLKKYPEYVVLWAGYPFSKDYNAPRGHFYAVEDNRNTLRTGAPVDDKTGPLPSACWTCKSPEVPKIMKKDGDEEYYTGKWAKYGSDIINPIGCVDCHNPETMELQVNRNYLNDGLKAQGSKTTLDNATQQDMRSMVCAQCHVEYYFQKTPLKDGKTAAVVTLPWKKGTNVDDMEKYYDEIQFSDWVHPISKTPMIKAQHPEYETWKTGVHGKNNVSCADCHMPYKQEGGIKYTDHKIGNPLEHMDNTCMNCHRTDEKSLLENVKLKKDRKDELQGKAIKQLAAAHLEAGKAWEVGATEEEMKPILTDIRHAQWRWDYSVASHGAFFHAPEETLRTLGTALEKAGNARIALAKVLAKHGAADYKAPDITDKKQAQEIIGLPFNQLVEEKKKFQDGLMQDWKKDAEKKGIYNPESTKGIETKTSY from the coding sequence ATGGGAAAATACAAATTTTTGTTTGCAATATCAATTATCGCAATAGGTTTAATGTCAGTATTATTGGCTTCCATAAATGAAAAAAAAGAGGAAAAACAACAGTTACAAGAAGTTCCTAAAATAGATAGATGGGAAACGAAAAATGAAGAGTTCAGAAAATTTTATCCAAGAGAATATGATTCATGGAAACAAACAAAAAATTCTGATCAAATAGAAGATATGCTAAAAAAATATCCAGAATATGTTGTATTGTGGGCAGGTTATCCATTTTCAAAAGATTATAATGCTCCAAGAGGACATTTTTACGCTGTTGAAGATAATAGAAATACATTAAGAACAGGAGCTCCTGTTGATGATAAAACAGGACCATTGCCAAGTGCATGTTGGACTTGTAAATCTCCTGAAGTTCCTAAAATAATGAAAAAAGATGGGGATGAAGAGTATTACACAGGTAAATGGGCAAAATATGGTTCAGATATTATAAATCCTATTGGATGTGTAGATTGTCATAATCCAGAAACTATGGAACTGCAAGTTAATAGAAATTACTTAAATGATGGGTTAAAAGCACAAGGAAGTAAAACAACTTTAGATAATGCAACTCAACAAGATATGAGATCTATGGTTTGTGCCCAATGTCACGTGGAATATTATTTCCAAAAAACTCCTTTAAAAGATGGTAAAACAGCAGCTGTTGTTACATTACCATGGAAAAAAGGAACAAATGTAGATGATATGGAAAAATATTATGACGAAATTCAATTTAGTGACTGGGTTCACCCTATTTCTAAAACTCCAATGATTAAAGCTCAACATCCAGAGTATGAAACTTGGAAAACAGGAGTTCATGGTAAAAACAATGTATCTTGTGCAGATTGTCATATGCCATATAAACAAGAAGGTGGAATAAAATATACAGACCATAAAATTGGTAATCCATTAGAACATATGGATAACACTTGTATGAATTGCCACAGAACTGATGAAAAATCTTTATTAGAAAATGTAAAACTAAAAAAAGATAGAAAAGATGAATTACAAGGAAAAGCTATAAAACAATTAGCTGCTGCTCACTTAGAAGCTGGAAAAGCTTGGGAAGTTGGTGCAACAGAAGAAGAAATGAAACCTATTTTAACTGATATTAGACATGCTCAATGGAGATGGGATTATTCAGTTGCTTCTCATGGTGCATTTTTCCATGCTCCTGAAGAAACACTAAGAACATTAGGTACAGCTTTAGAAAAAGCTGGAAATGCAAGAATTGCTTTGGCAAAAGTTTTAGCTAAACATGGTGCAGCTGATTATAAAGCGCCGGATATAACAGATAAAAAACAAGCTCAAGAAATTATTGGATTACCATTTAATCAATTAGTTGAAGAGAAAAAGAAATTCCAAGACGGCTTAATGCAAGATTGGAAAAAAGATGCAGAGAAAAAAGGAATTTACAATCCTGAATCAACAAAAGGTATTGAAACAAAAACTTCATACTAA
- the serS gene encoding serine--tRNA ligase, whose amino-acid sequence MIDIKLLQKDFDYVVTALQKKGVDNELLNNLKILASNTKQKRQEMEDVTAEQNVLSKEFGRYKKENLDITSLQENINNLKNKKQELEEEVRVLEEELNSIILGVPNMPDESVPVGADENENVILEVVGQKPTFTFTPKEHWDLDNNWIDFERGVKIAKSRFAALRGDGARLERALINYMLDFNRERGFNEWYVPFMANSNTLLGTGQLPKFADDLFKIEGEDLYLIPTAEVSLTNLFNDEILEESELPMLLTSYTPCFRKEAGSAGRDTRGLIRQHQFDKVEMVAITTPEQSVEVFEKMVSCASDLLTSLGLAHQKMQLCTGDLGFSAAVTIDLEVWLPGQNKYREISSISNTRDFQSRRAKIRYKDANKKNILTHTLNGSSLAVGRTLVAIMENYQNEDGSVRIPEVLKKYM is encoded by the coding sequence ATGATAGATATAAAACTACTACAAAAAGATTTTGATTATGTTGTAACAGCTTTACAAAAAAAAGGTGTTGATAACGAACTACTAAATAACTTAAAAATTCTTGCATCTAATACAAAACAAAAAAGACAAGAGATGGAAGATGTAACAGCTGAGCAAAATGTTCTTTCAAAAGAGTTTGGAAGATACAAAAAAGAGAACTTAGATATCACATCTTTACAAGAAAATATAAATAATCTTAAAAATAAAAAACAAGAATTAGAAGAAGAAGTTCGAGTTTTAGAAGAAGAGTTAAACTCTATCATTTTAGGTGTTCCAAATATGCCAGATGAGTCAGTTCCTGTTGGAGCTGATGAAAATGAAAATGTTATTTTAGAAGTAGTTGGGCAAAAACCAACTTTTACTTTTACTCCAAAAGAACATTGGGATTTAGATAATAATTGGATTGATTTTGAAAGAGGTGTAAAAATCGCAAAATCAAGATTTGCAGCTTTAAGAGGTGATGGAGCAAGACTTGAGAGAGCTTTAATAAATTATATGCTTGATTTTAACAGAGAAAGAGGATTTAATGAGTGGTATGTTCCATTTATGGCAAATTCAAATACTCTTTTAGGAACTGGACAACTTCCAAAATTTGCTGATGATTTATTTAAGATTGAAGGTGAAGATTTATATCTAATTCCAACTGCTGAGGTTTCATTAACAAATCTATTTAATGATGAGATTTTAGAAGAATCAGAACTTCCAATGTTACTTACTTCTTATACTCCTTGTTTTAGAAAAGAAGCAGGAAGTGCAGGGCGAGATACAAGAGGATTAATTAGACAACATCAATTTGATAAAGTTGAAATGGTAGCAATCACAACTCCTGAACAATCTGTTGAGGTATTTGAAAAAATGGTATCTTGTGCATCTGATTTATTAACTTCACTTGGACTTGCTCACCAAAAAATGCAATTATGTACTGGTGATTTAGGATTTAGTGCAGCTGTTACTATTGACTTAGAAGTTTGGTTACCTGGACAAAATAAATATAGAGAAATTTCATCTATTTCAAATACAAGAGATTTCCAAAGCAGACGAGCAAAAATCAGATATAAAGATGCAAATAAGAAAAATATTTTAACTCACACTTTAAATGGTTCATCTTTAGCTGTTGGAAGAACTTTAGTAGCTATTATGGAAAATTATCAAAACGAAGATGGAAGTGTTAGAATTCCAGAAGTTCTTAAAAAATATATGTAA
- a CDS encoding cation diffusion facilitator family transporter: MGNCKFGLNEHKPFLGNKEKNHHNHETNKLNFKQNDMSSYKEHKFSFNKPNEHEKNEYSCGHDHGTSGHSHDHRGTDKKVLKWALGITLITMFLEFFYGFLSNSLALISDAIHMFTHSFALIISLVAIIIASKKAPISKTFGFYRTEVLAAFVNGITIILSIAWIVYEAVERFFNPQIIDIKTAMIVAVIGLVINIITGVILMQGDKDNINLKSAFVHMLSDALSSVAIIIGYVVIYFTQWYFIDIILAVIVAIVISKWAIDILKNSINTLMESSPLDITEVKEFIERHKEVLELHDIHIWEITQDMYNMTAHVKINKKSLENYEQLLHEINHQLKDKYKIVHTTFQFEWE; the protein is encoded by the coding sequence ATGGGAAATTGTAAATTTGGTTTAAATGAACATAAACCTTTTTTAGGAAATAAAGAAAAAAATCATCATAATCACGAAACAAATAAACTTAATTTTAAACAAAACGATATGTCTTCGTATAAAGAACATAAATTTTCATTTAATAAACCTAATGAACATGAAAAGAATGAATATAGTTGTGGACATGACCATGGTACAAGTGGACATTCACATGATCATAGAGGAACAGATAAAAAAGTTTTAAAATGGGCTTTAGGTATTACTTTAATTACAATGTTTTTAGAGTTTTTTTATGGATTTTTATCAAACTCTTTGGCTTTAATTTCAGATGCAATTCATATGTTTACACACTCTTTTGCTTTGATTATTTCTTTAGTTGCTATAATAATTGCAAGTAAAAAAGCACCAATATCTAAAACTTTTGGATTTTACAGAACTGAAGTATTAGCTGCTTTTGTAAATGGGATTACAATTATTTTATCTATTGCTTGGATTGTTTATGAAGCAGTTGAGAGATTTTTTAATCCTCAAATAATTGATATAAAAACAGCAATGATAGTTGCAGTTATTGGGCTTGTTATAAATATCATAACAGGTGTTATTTTGATGCAAGGTGATAAAGATAATATTAATCTAAAATCAGCCTTTGTTCATATGTTAAGTGATGCCTTATCTTCGGTTGCAATTATTATAGGTTATGTGGTTATATATTTTACTCAATGGTATTTTATAGATATTATTTTGGCAGTTATTGTGGCAATTGTTATTTCTAAGTGGGCAATTGATATTTTGAAAAATTCTATTAATACTTTAATGGAAAGTTCACCTTTAGATATTACAGAAGTGAAAGAATTTATTGAAAGACATAAAGAAGTTTTAGAATTACATGATATTCATATTTGGGAAATAACTCAAGATATGTACAATATGACAGCACATGTGAAAATAAATAAAAAATCTTTAGAAAATTATGAACAACTTTTACATGAAATAAATCATCAATTAAAAGATAAATATAAGATAGTTCATACAACTTTTCAGTTTGAATGGGAATAA
- the nrfH gene encoding cytochrome c nitrite reductase small subunit, protein MEKNGKIVVYGAIFSLLIATGLFLYTVYASQMLSYLSSDPKACINCHTMHSAYATWEKSSHKDVAKCVECHLPVGDMIEKYKAKAIDGWNHSVAFTLNTYKNNIQISEDGANRVQNNCIRCHASINDTLKSNASNYHSSEQKGLDNDRKCWECHKYVPHGKVRSLTSTPYNLGIKENLK, encoded by the coding sequence ATGGAAAAAAACGGAAAAATTGTTGTTTATGGGGCAATTTTCAGCCTTTTAATCGCTACTGGCTTATTTCTTTACACTGTATATGCATCACAAATGCTATCTTATCTCTCAAGCGATCCTAAGGCCTGTATTAATTGTCATACAATGCATTCTGCGTATGCAACTTGGGAAAAAAGCTCACATAAGGATGTGGCAAAATGTGTTGAATGCCACCTTCCTGTGGGAGATATGATTGAAAAATATAAAGCAAAAGCAATTGATGGATGGAACCATTCAGTTGCATTTACTTTAAACACTTATAAGAATAATATTCAAATAAGTGAAGATGGTGCAAATCGTGTACAAAATAATTGCATAAGATGTCACGCTAGTATAAATGATACCCTAAAATCAAATGCTAGCAATTACCATAGTAGTGAACAAAAAGGTCTGGACAATGATCGTAAATGTTGGGAGTGTCACAAATATGTGCCACATGGTAAGGTTAGAAGTTTGACTTCAACACCTTATAATCTAGGAATCAAAGAAAACTTAAAGTAA
- the ccsA gene encoding cytochrome c biogenesis protein, with amino-acid sequence MKKLLRVIFSIEVMTVFLIFMALSCAVATFIENDFGPLGSKSFIYNQTWFELIMLILTIGIAFNIIWFKMYKKEKFFLFMIHISLVLIFLGAAMTRYLGYEAVMTIPEGSMENRVYSVDEYIQIKTQSETYDKKVMMTPLSQSNFEYETLLENKPLIIKFNRFVQNAVEKLVPSENGKTMMNILVSESIGTNSINLEDKKEINTKYLTFTLNKKTNSNAPTVNFETQNGDFYISSNIQLTLYSNDLNKELIINANTKKKIEINNIYKIGQTQFKISDALLNAQFKIVSETNHEIKKEQQINAVILDLIYDNKSIEIPLYAKGGSNQGITKKVNIANKEIELKWGAKEFVLPFSILLNDFKLERYPGSNAPSAYSSEVKVYDNILNNSFEYKIYMNNVLDYKGFRFFQSSYKTDESATILSVNKDPGKIPTYIGYFLLFTGLFLTFFVKNSRFKKLSTKSFTLEHIKESYYLKKSLLSLFFVLAFVFSPQKSFSNEDFIFNIDKNHSEKLGALIIQDYQGRLKPLNSLAIEIMNKISRDNQIKGLDANQFFLSMFLYSEVWKDIPIYKVKDEDIKKLLEIEKDKSYFSFNDIYTKNGEYKLENALENTNAKKISDRNNFDKELVKIDERLNISYSLFIGDFLKIFPLKDDLNNKWLNLNESSQYQNEQSIEINNLMKNYYFSLLNANKSNDWEKANLALENIKTYQQDLASNIIPSEPKIKSELFLNKFNIFERLTPFYLILGFVLIILVFINIFNPYLKINKVIKIILSLIILGFIFHTLGLALRWYISGHAPWSNGYESMIYVAWAITLSGIFFSKQSNLALATTSILTGITLFVAHLSWMEPQITTLVPVLKSYWLTIHVSVITASYGFLALSCLLGFISLCLFIFANPKNENENFFRILLSIKESNRINEMSILIGLVFLIIGNFLGGIWANESWGRYWGWDPKETWTLISIIIYAIILHLKYIKGLFNDYLLSLLSVVSYFSIIMTYFGVNYFLSGKHSYAAGDPIQIPNFVYISLVIILVVILLSFKNRKVL; translated from the coding sequence GTGAAAAAATTATTAAGAGTTATATTTAGTATTGAAGTTATGACTGTATTTTTAATATTTATGGCTTTATCATGCGCAGTTGCAACATTTATTGAAAATGATTTTGGTCCACTTGGTTCTAAATCTTTTATATATAATCAAACTTGGTTTGAATTAATTATGCTTATTCTAACAATAGGAATTGCTTTTAATATTATCTGGTTTAAGATGTACAAAAAAGAAAAATTCTTTTTATTTATGATACATATCTCTTTAGTTCTTATTTTTTTAGGTGCAGCAATGACTAGATATTTAGGTTATGAAGCTGTAATGACAATTCCAGAAGGAAGTATGGAAAATAGAGTTTATTCTGTTGATGAATATATTCAAATAAAAACTCAAAGTGAAACTTATGATAAAAAAGTTATGATGACACCACTTAGCCAATCAAACTTTGAATATGAAACTTTATTAGAAAATAAACCTTTAATAATTAAATTTAATAGATTTGTACAAAATGCCGTTGAAAAACTTGTTCCTAGCGAAAATGGAAAAACTATGATGAATATTTTAGTTTCTGAATCAATTGGAACAAATAGTATAAACTTAGAAGATAAAAAAGAAATCAATACAAAATATCTAACTTTTACTTTAAATAAAAAAACAAATTCAAACGCTCCAACTGTAAATTTCGAAACACAAAATGGAGATTTTTATATCAGTTCAAATATACAATTAACTTTATACTCAAATGATTTAAACAAAGAATTAATTATAAATGCAAATACTAAAAAGAAAATAGAAATAAATAATATTTATAAAATCGGACAAACCCAATTTAAAATTTCAGATGCCCTATTAAATGCGCAGTTCAAAATCGTAAGTGAAACAAATCATGAAATAAAAAAAGAGCAACAAATAAACGCAGTAATTTTAGATTTAATTTATGATAATAAATCTATTGAAATTCCACTATACGCAAAAGGTGGTTCAAATCAAGGAATCACAAAAAAAGTGAATATAGCAAATAAAGAAATAGAGTTAAAATGGGGAGCAAAAGAGTTTGTTTTACCATTTTCTATTTTATTAAATGATTTTAAATTAGAAAGATACCCAGGTTCCAATGCTCCATCAGCTTATTCAAGTGAAGTAAAAGTTTATGATAATATTTTAAATAATTCATTTGAATATAAAATTTATATGAATAATGTATTAGATTATAAAGGTTTTAGATTTTTCCAATCTTCATACAAAACAGATGAAAGTGCAACGATTCTTTCTGTAAATAAAGACCCAGGAAAAATACCAACTTATATTGGATATTTTTTGCTTTTTACGGGTTTATTTTTAACTTTTTTTGTAAAAAATAGCAGATTTAAAAAATTAAGTACAAAATCATTCACACTTGAACATATAAAAGAGAGCTATTATTTAAAGAAAAGTTTATTATCTTTATTTTTTGTTTTGGCTTTTGTTTTTTCTCCTCAAAAAAGTTTTTCAAATGAAGATTTTATTTTTAATATAGATAAAAATCATAGTGAAAAATTAGGAGCATTAATTATTCAAGATTATCAAGGAAGATTAAAACCTTTAAATTCTTTGGCAATAGAAATAATGAATAAAATATCAAGGGATAATCAAATAAAAGGTTTAGATGCAAATCAATTCTTTTTAAGTATGTTTCTATATTCAGAAGTTTGGAAAGATATTCCAATATATAAAGTTAAAGATGAAGATATAAAAAAATTACTTGAAATTGAAAAAGACAAATCATATTTTTCTTTTAATGATATTTATACAAAAAATGGTGAATACAAATTAGAAAATGCCCTAGAAAATACCAATGCAAAAAAAATCTCTGATAGAAATAATTTTGATAAAGAATTAGTAAAAATTGATGAAAGATTAAACATCTCTTATTCTTTATTTATTGGGGATTTTCTAAAAATTTTTCCTTTAAAAGATGATTTAAATAATAAATGGTTAAATCTAAATGAATCTTCACAATATCAAAATGAACAATCAATAGAAATAAACAATCTAATGAAAAATTACTATTTTTCACTTTTAAATGCAAATAAATCAAATGATTGGGAAAAAGCAAATTTAGCTTTAGAAAATATAAAAACTTATCAGCAAGATTTAGCTTCAAATATTATTCCAAGTGAACCAAAAATAAAATCTGAACTTTTTTTAAATAAATTCAATATCTTTGAAAGACTTACTCCTTTTTATCTTATTTTGGGATTTGTTCTTATAATTTTAGTTTTTATAAACATTTTCAATCCTTATTTGAAAATAAATAAAGTTATCAAAATCATTTTATCTCTTATAATTTTAGGGTTTATATTTCATACTTTAGGATTGGCTCTTAGATGGTATATTTCAGGTCATGCTCCTTGGTCAAATGGATATGAATCAATGATTTATGTTGCTTGGGCAATTACACTTTCAGGAATCTTTTTTTCTAAACAATCTAATTTAGCTTTAGCAACAACATCAATTCTTACAGGAATTACTCTTTTTGTTGCCCATTTAAGTTGGATGGAACCACAAATTACAACTTTAGTTCCTGTATTAAAATCTTATTGGTTAACAATTCATGTAAGTGTAATAACAGCAAGTTATGGTTTTTTAGCACTTAGTTGTTTACTTGGTTTTATTTCTCTTTGTTTATTTATTTTTGCGAATCCAAAAAATGAAAATGAAAACTTTTTTAGAATTTTACTAAGTATAAAAGAGTCAAATAGAATAAACGAAATGTCAATATTAATTGGTCTTGTTTTTTTAATAATTGGAAATTTTTTAGGTGGAATTTGGGCAAATGAATCATGGGGAAGATATTGGGGTTGGGATCCAAAAGAGACTTGGACGCTAATTTCTATAATTATATATGCGATTATACTTCATCTAAAATACATTAAAGGCCTGTTTAATGACTATTTATTAAGTTTATTATCGGTTGTTAGTTATTTTAGTATTATTATGACTTATTTTGGAGTGAACTATTTTTTAAGTGGGAAACATTCATACGCAGCTGGAGATCCTATTCAAATCCCAAATTTTGTTTATATTTCTTTAGTAATTATTCTTGTTGTGATTTTACTTTCGTTCAAAAATAGAAAAGTTCTATAA